In one Pseudomonas hydrolytica genomic region, the following are encoded:
- the thrS gene encoding threonine--tRNA ligase, with amino-acid sequence MPTITLPDGSQRSFDHPVSVLEVAQSIGAGLAKATLAGKVNGKQVDACDVIDTDATLQIITPKDEEGLEIIRHSCAHLVGHAVKQLYPNAKMVIGPVIDEGFYYDIAIDRPFTPDDMAAIEKRMAELIDKDYDVIKKMTPRAEVIELFKSRGEEYKLRLIDDMPDEKAMGLYFHEEYVDMCRGPHVPNTRFLKAFKLTRISGAYWRGDSKNEQLQRIYGTAWADKKQLAAYIQRIEEAEKRDHRRIGKQLDLFHLQEEAPGMVFWHPNGWTVYQVLEQYMRQVQRENGYVEVRTPQVVDRILWERSGHWSNYAENMFTTASENRDYAVKPMNCPCHVQIFNQGLKSYRDLPLRLAEFGACHRNEPSGALHGIMRVRGFVQDDAHIFCTEDQVKKEAADFIKLTLQVYADFGFTDIAMKLSTRPAKRVGSEELWDRAEGALADALNESGLAWEYQPGEGAFYGPKIEFTLRDCLGRNWQCGTLQYDPNLPERLDASYIAEDNNRKRPVMLHRAILGSFERFIGMLIEHYAGSFPAWLAPTQAVIMNITDKQADFAREAEKTLNQSGFRAKVDLRNEKIGFKIREHTLLKVPYLLVIGDREVETRSVAVRTREGVDLGSMPLEQFAAQLQQAVSRRGRQDLE; translated from the coding sequence ATGCCCACCATTACTCTTCCCGACGGCAGTCAGCGTTCGTTCGATCATCCGGTATCCGTACTGGAGGTCGCTCAATCCATTGGTGCAGGTCTGGCCAAGGCCACCCTGGCCGGCAAGGTAAACGGCAAGCAGGTCGATGCCTGCGACGTTATCGATACCGACGCCACCTTGCAGATCATCACGCCGAAGGACGAAGAGGGGCTGGAAATCATCCGCCACTCCTGTGCTCACCTGGTTGGGCATGCGGTCAAGCAGCTGTACCCGAACGCCAAGATGGTGATCGGCCCGGTCATCGATGAAGGCTTCTATTACGACATCGCCATCGATCGTCCCTTCACGCCGGATGACATGGCGGCCATCGAGAAGCGCATGGCCGAGCTGATCGACAAGGACTACGACGTCATCAAGAAGATGACGCCGCGTGCCGAGGTCATCGAGCTGTTCAAGTCGCGTGGCGAGGAGTACAAGCTGCGTCTGATCGACGACATGCCGGACGAAAAGGCCATGGGCCTGTACTTTCATGAAGAGTACGTCGACATGTGCCGCGGCCCGCACGTGCCCAATACCCGCTTCCTCAAGGCCTTCAAGCTGACCCGCATTTCCGGGGCCTACTGGCGCGGCGACTCGAAGAACGAGCAGCTGCAGCGCATCTATGGTACTGCCTGGGCGGACAAGAAGCAGCTGGCTGCCTATATCCAGCGCATCGAAGAGGCCGAGAAGCGCGATCACCGTCGCATCGGCAAGCAGCTCGACCTGTTCCATCTGCAGGAAGAAGCGCCGGGCATGGTGTTCTGGCATCCCAATGGCTGGACCGTCTACCAGGTGCTGGAGCAATACATGCGCCAGGTGCAGCGTGAGAATGGCTACGTGGAAGTGCGCACGCCGCAGGTGGTCGATCGCATTCTCTGGGAGCGTTCCGGCCACTGGTCCAACTATGCCGAGAACATGTTCACCACGGCCTCGGAGAATCGCGATTACGCGGTCAAGCCGATGAACTGCCCGTGCCACGTGCAGATCTTCAACCAGGGTCTGAAGTCCTACCGCGACCTGCCGCTGCGTCTGGCCGAGTTCGGTGCGTGCCACCGCAACGAGCCGTCCGGTGCGCTGCACGGCATCATGCGCGTGCGCGGCTTCGTCCAGGACGATGCGCACATCTTCTGCACCGAAGATCAGGTGAAGAAGGAGGCGGCCGATTTCATCAAGCTGACTCTGCAGGTCTATGCCGACTTCGGTTTCACTGATATCGCCATGAAGCTTTCGACTCGTCCGGCCAAGCGCGTGGGTTCCGAAGAGCTGTGGGATCGCGCCGAGGGTGCGTTGGCCGATGCGCTGAACGAGTCCGGTCTGGCCTGGGAATATCAGCCGGGCGAGGGCGCCTTCTACGGTCCGAAGATCGAATTCACCCTGCGTGACTGCCTGGGTCGCAACTGGCAGTGCGGTACGCTGCAGTACGATCCGAACCTGCCGGAGCGTCTGGACGCCAGCTATATCGCCGAAGACAACAACCGCAAGCGCCCGGTCATGCTGCACCGCGCGATTCTCGGTTCGTTCGAGCGTTTCATCGGCATGCTGATCGAGCACTACGCCGGTTCCTTCCCGGCCTGGCTCGCGCCGACCCAGGCGGTGATCATGAATATCACCGACAAGCAGGCCGATTTTGCCCGCGAAGCGGAGAAAACTCTCAATCAAAGCGGTTTTCGTGCCAAGGTTGACTTGAGAAACGAAAAGATCGGCTTTAAAATCCGCGAGCATACCTTGCTCAAGGTTCCCTATCTCTTGGTTATTGGAGATCGGGAAGTCGAGACACGATCCGTTGCTGTGCGCACCCGCGAAGGCGTAGACCTAGGGTCAATGCCTCTCGAGCAGTTCGCCGCGCAGTTGCAGCAAGCGGTTTCCCGGCGTGGTCGCCAAGATTTGGAGTAA
- a CDS encoding NAD(P)/FAD-dependent oxidoreductase, translating into MAHTAYPQSYYAASANPAPQRPALQGEVETDVCIVGAGYTGLSTALFLLENGFKVSIVEAAKVGFGASGRNGGQIVNSYSRDIDVIERSVGPKQAQLLGQMAFEGGRIIRERIAKYDIQCDLKDGGVFAALTGKQMGHLEAQKKLWERYGHTQLELLDSKRIREVVATDNYVGGMLDMSGGHIHPLNLALGEAAAVESLGGVIYEQSPAIRIERGANPVVHTPEGRIKAKFVVVAGNAYLGNLMPELSAKSMPCGTQVITTEPLSDELAASLLPQDYCVEDCNYLLDYYRLSGDKRLIFGGGVVYGARDPANIEAIIRPKMLKTFPQLKDVKIDFAWTGNFLLTLSRLPQVGRIGDNIYYSQGCSGHGVTYTHLAGKVLAEALRGQAERFDAFAGLPHYPFPGGRMFQVPFSAIGAWYYTLRDKLGV; encoded by the coding sequence ATGGCGCACACGGCATATCCACAATCCTACTACGCCGCTTCAGCCAACCCAGCCCCGCAACGCCCTGCCCTGCAGGGCGAGGTGGAAACCGATGTGTGCATCGTCGGTGCCGGCTATACCGGGCTGTCGACTGCATTGTTCCTACTGGAAAACGGTTTCAAGGTCAGCATCGTCGAAGCCGCCAAGGTCGGCTTCGGCGCCTCGGGCCGCAACGGCGGGCAGATCGTCAACAGCTACAGCCGCGACATCGACGTGATCGAGCGCAGCGTCGGCCCCAAGCAGGCGCAACTGCTCGGGCAGATGGCCTTCGAGGGCGGGCGCATCATCCGCGAGCGTATCGCCAAGTACGACATCCAGTGCGACCTGAAGGACGGCGGCGTGTTCGCCGCGCTCACCGGCAAGCAGATGGGCCACCTGGAAGCGCAAAAGAAGCTATGGGAGCGCTACGGCCATACCCAGCTGGAGCTGCTGGACAGCAAGCGCATCCGTGAGGTCGTGGCCACCGACAACTACGTCGGCGGCATGCTGGACATGAGCGGCGGCCACATCCATCCGCTGAACCTGGCGCTGGGCGAGGCGGCAGCGGTGGAGTCGCTCGGCGGCGTGATCTACGAACAATCCCCCGCCATCCGCATCGAGCGCGGTGCGAATCCCGTGGTGCACACGCCCGAAGGGCGCATCAAGGCCAAGTTCGTGGTGGTCGCCGGCAACGCCTATCTGGGCAACCTGATGCCCGAGCTGTCGGCCAAGTCGATGCCGTGCGGCACTCAGGTGATCACCACCGAGCCGCTGTCCGATGAGCTGGCCGCCAGCCTGCTGCCGCAGGACTACTGCGTCGAGGACTGCAACTACCTGCTCGACTACTATCGCCTGTCCGGCGACAAGCGCCTGATCTTCGGCGGCGGCGTGGTCTACGGCGCGCGCGACCCGGCCAATATCGAGGCGATCATCCGTCCGAAGATGCTCAAGACCTTCCCGCAGCTCAAGGATGTGAAGATCGACTTCGCCTGGACCGGCAACTTCCTGCTCACACTGTCGCGCCTGCCGCAGGTCGGCCGTATCGGCGACAACATCTACTACTCGCAGGGTTGCAGCGGTCACGGCGTCACCTACACACACCTGGCCGGCAAGGTGCTGGCCGAGGCGCTGCGCGGTCAGGCCGAGCGTTTCGACGCCTTCGCCGGGCTGCCGCACTACCCATTCCCCGGCGGGCGGATGTTCCAGGTGCCGTTCAGCGCCATCGGCGCCTGGTACTACACGCTGCGCGACAAGCTGGGCGTTTGA
- a CDS encoding PA2778 family cysteine peptidase, protein MHKSLIRLCCIASIVLLAACARSPVLSPEAERLPERVELTDVPFFPQDAYQCGPAALATMLNQRGLMTTPGVLKDKVYLPSREGSLQVEMVATARSHEMLVYPLQPRLEALLAEVAAGNPVLVLQNLAFDWYPQWHFAVVVGYDRRERTLILRSGTTRRLVDSFASFDKTWARGGRWAVLTLPPERLPAQADMHAWMKAANDLEQTGNAQPARRAYRRASEAWPEQALPWFALSNSRYADGDRKGAEQALRESLKREADFAAGWFNLSQVLGEQGCAREAQQAQACAQRLAPEDSRFSVPPKVSGSAEQCQALPACP, encoded by the coding sequence ATGCATAAATCGCTGATTCGCCTCTGCTGTATCGCTTCCATCGTTCTACTCGCAGCCTGCGCTCGGTCTCCGGTGTTGTCACCGGAGGCCGAGCGTCTGCCTGAACGGGTCGAGCTCACCGACGTTCCCTTCTTCCCCCAGGACGCCTATCAGTGTGGCCCGGCGGCCTTGGCCACCATGCTCAACCAGCGCGGTCTGATGACCACTCCGGGTGTGCTCAAGGACAAGGTCTATCTCCCCAGCCGTGAAGGCAGTCTGCAGGTGGAGATGGTCGCCACCGCTCGCAGCCACGAGATGCTGGTCTATCCGCTGCAGCCGCGTCTGGAGGCGCTGCTGGCCGAAGTGGCCGCTGGCAACCCGGTGCTGGTGCTGCAGAACCTGGCATTCGACTGGTACCCGCAGTGGCATTTCGCGGTGGTGGTCGGCTACGACCGTCGCGAGCGCACGCTGATCCTGCGCTCCGGTACCACGCGTCGACTGGTGGACAGCTTCGCCAGCTTCGACAAGACGTGGGCACGGGGTGGCCGCTGGGCCGTGTTGACCTTGCCGCCGGAGCGCCTGCCGGCGCAGGCGGACATGCATGCATGGATGAAGGCCGCCAACGACCTCGAGCAAACCGGCAATGCCCAGCCGGCGCGGCGCGCCTATCGCCGGGCCAGCGAGGCCTGGCCGGAGCAGGCGCTGCCCTGGTTCGCCCTGAGCAACAGTCGCTACGCCGACGGTGACCGCAAGGGCGCCGAGCAGGCGCTGCGCGAGAGCCTCAAGCGCGAGGCGGATTTCGCGGCCGGCTGGTTCAACCTGTCCCAGGTGTTGGGCGAGCAGGGTTGTGCGCGCGAGGCGCAGCAGGCCCAGGCCTGTGCTCAGCGTCTGGCGCCGGAGGATTCGCGGTTCTCCGTGCCGCCGAAAGTCAGCGGTTCTGCCGAGCAGTGTCAGGCCTTGCCGGCCTGTCCGTGA
- a CDS encoding PA2779 family protein, whose product MTITMNPVMRRLAAITALFHLLLVVQIPAANAAMIGTHEVIAEQQHQVDQQQLMAMLDDEQVKEKLVAMGVDREQVESRIASLTPAELAQFNQQLDQAPAGAGVVGIIVLFLVIFIITDMLCATNIFNFVKCINR is encoded by the coding sequence ATGACAATCACCATGAACCCCGTTATGCGCCGCCTGGCGGCCATCACCGCACTGTTCCACCTGCTTCTGGTGGTGCAGATTCCCGCCGCCAATGCCGCGATGATCGGCACCCACGAGGTGATCGCCGAGCAGCAGCACCAGGTGGATCAGCAGCAACTGATGGCCATGCTCGATGACGAGCAGGTGAAGGAGAAGCTGGTGGCCATGGGCGTCGATCGCGAGCAGGTCGAATCGCGTATCGCCAGCCTGACCCCGGCCGAGCTGGCGCAGTTCAACCAGCAACTGGATCAGGCCCCGGCAGGTGCCGGTGTGGTCGGCATCATCGTGCTGTTTCTGGTGATCTTCATCATCACTGATATGCTGTGCGCCACCAACATCTTCAATTTCGTCAAATGCATAAATCGCTGA
- a CDS encoding hybrid sensor histidine kinase/response regulator, which yields MARRSDEALAGLLGLSSQSARKSHYPELLARLEELETERNRYKWLFEHAVHGIIQASLQDGVLAANPAMARMLGYDDPQQVLWSLGDLARHLFVGGFDELEVIRQRLSQGQALLGYETRLRRRDGSTIDVLMNLLLKPEGEGVFEGFVADITERKQAQQRLQQLNDELERRVAARTFELLESNRNLQRQIEERERIELALREARDAAEAANSSKDKYLAAASHDLLQPLNAARLLISTLRERQLPSAEHNLVERSHLALEGAEDLLADLLDISKLDQAAIKPDVDVYRLQELLAPLASEFEGVAAAAGVRLRVRIADCAVHTDFRLLTRILRNFLSNACRYTESGSVLLGARPRGAFVELQVWDSGRGIAADQLDKIFLEFNQLDVGRATERKGVGLGLAIVERIARMLGYPVQVRSEPGRGSVFSIRVPRAEARPQRQAQPALQPVLGDPLPGRRLLVIDNEAEILHSMAALLGQWGCEVITALDLPEALQRLQGRAPDLILADFHLDHGVLGCQVIQQLRDAFASAIPALIISADRSDACRRDLQALGVPLLNKPVKPGKLRAVLSQLLQET from the coding sequence ATGGCGAGGCGCTCTGACGAAGCGCTGGCCGGGCTGCTGGGGCTCAGCAGCCAGTCGGCGCGCAAGAGTCATTACCCCGAGCTGCTGGCCCGCCTGGAAGAGCTGGAAACCGAGCGCAATCGCTACAAATGGCTGTTCGAGCACGCGGTGCACGGCATCATCCAGGCCAGCCTGCAGGATGGCGTGCTGGCAGCCAACCCGGCGATGGCGCGCATGCTCGGCTACGACGATCCGCAGCAGGTGCTGTGGTCGCTGGGCGATCTAGCGCGGCACCTGTTCGTCGGTGGTTTCGACGAGCTGGAAGTGATTCGCCAGCGCCTGAGCCAGGGCCAGGCCCTGCTCGGCTACGAAACGCGCCTGCGCCGGCGCGATGGCAGCACCATCGACGTGCTGATGAACCTGTTGCTCAAACCGGAGGGGGAAGGGGTCTTCGAAGGCTTCGTCGCCGATATTACCGAGCGCAAGCAGGCGCAGCAGCGCCTGCAGCAGCTCAATGACGAACTGGAGCGCCGCGTCGCCGCGCGCACCTTCGAGCTGCTCGAATCCAACCGCAACCTGCAGCGGCAGATCGAGGAACGCGAGCGCATCGAGCTGGCCCTGCGCGAGGCGCGCGACGCCGCCGAGGCAGCCAACAGCAGCAAGGACAAGTACCTGGCGGCGGCCAGCCACGACCTGCTGCAACCGCTGAATGCCGCGCGGCTGCTGATTTCCACCCTGCGCGAACGGCAGTTGCCCAGTGCCGAGCACAATCTGGTCGAGCGCAGCCACCTGGCGCTGGAGGGCGCCGAGGATCTGCTCGCCGACCTGCTGGACATTTCCAAGCTGGACCAGGCCGCGATCAAACCGGATGTCGACGTCTATCGTCTGCAGGAACTGCTGGCGCCCTTGGCGTCCGAGTTCGAGGGCGTCGCCGCGGCCGCTGGCGTGCGTCTGCGCGTGCGCATTGCCGACTGCGCAGTGCACACCGACTTTCGCCTGCTCACGCGCATCCTGCGCAATTTTCTCAGCAACGCCTGCCGTTACACCGAAAGCGGGAGCGTGCTGCTCGGCGCGCGGCCGCGTGGCGCCTTCGTAGAACTGCAGGTGTGGGACAGCGGTCGCGGCATAGCGGCCGATCAGCTGGACAAGATTTTCCTCGAGTTCAACCAGCTGGATGTCGGCCGCGCCACCGAACGCAAGGGCGTCGGTCTGGGGCTGGCCATCGTCGAGCGCATCGCGCGCATGCTCGGTTACCCGGTGCAGGTGCGTTCCGAGCCCGGGCGTGGCTCGGTGTTCAGCATTCGCGTGCCCCGTGCCGAGGCGCGTCCCCAGCGCCAGGCGCAGCCCGCATTGCAGCCGGTATTGGGAGACCCCTTGCCGGGGCGGCGTCTGCTGGTGATCGACAACGAGGCGGAAATTCTCCACAGCATGGCTGCGTTGCTCGGGCAGTGGGGCTGCGAGGTGATCACCGCGCTGGATCTGCCCGAGGCCCTGCAGCGTTTGCAGGGCAGGGCGCCGGACCTGATCCTGGCCGACTTCCACCTGGATCACGGCGTGCTCGGCTGTCAGGTGATCCAGCAGTTGCGCGACGCGTTTGCCAGTGCGATCCCTGCCCTGATCATCAGCGCCGACCGCAGCGATGCCTGTCGCCGCGACCTTCAGGCACTGGGGGTTCCGCTGCTGAACAAGCCGGTCAAACCGGGCAAGTTGCGTGCGGTGCTCAGCCAGCTTCTGCAGGAAACGTGA
- the ercA gene encoding alcohol dehydrogenase-like regulatory protein ErcA gives MSHDLSQLRKFVSPEIIFGAGSRHNVGNYAKTFGARKVLIVSDPGVVAAGWARDVEVSLQAQSIDYCLYTGVSPNPRVEEVMTGAELYRSEGCNVIVAVGGGSPMDCAKGIGIVVAHGRNILEFEGVDTLRVPSPPLILIPTTAGTSADVSQFVIISNQQERMKFSIVSKAVVPDVSLIDPETTLSMDPFLSACTGIDALVHAIEAFVSTGHGPLTDPHALEAMRLINGNLVQMIANPADIALREKIMLGSMQAGLAFSNAILGAVHAMSHSLGGFLDLPHGLCNAVLVEHVVAFNYSAAPERFKVIAETLGIDCRGLTHTQIRQRLVEHLIAFKHAVGFRETLGLHGVGKSDIPFLSSHAMDDPCILTNPRESTQRDVEVVYGEAL, from the coding sequence ATGAGCCATGATTTGAGTCAGCTGCGTAAATTCGTCTCTCCGGAGATCATCTTCGGCGCCGGCTCCCGGCATAACGTCGGCAACTACGCCAAGACCTTCGGCGCGCGCAAGGTGCTGATCGTCTCCGACCCCGGTGTGGTGGCAGCCGGCTGGGCTAGGGACGTGGAAGTCAGCCTGCAGGCCCAGAGCATCGACTATTGCCTGTATACCGGCGTCTCGCCCAACCCGCGGGTGGAAGAGGTGATGACCGGCGCCGAGCTGTACCGCAGCGAAGGTTGCAACGTCATCGTCGCGGTCGGTGGCGGCAGCCCGATGGACTGCGCCAAGGGCATCGGCATCGTCGTTGCCCACGGGCGCAATATCCTCGAGTTCGAGGGCGTGGACACCCTTCGCGTGCCCAGCCCGCCGCTGATCCTGATCCCCACCACTGCCGGCACCTCGGCCGATGTGTCGCAGTTCGTGATCATCTCCAACCAGCAGGAGCGGATGAAGTTCTCCATCGTCAGCAAGGCGGTGGTGCCGGACGTGTCGCTGATCGACCCGGAAACCACCCTGAGCATGGATCCCTTCCTGTCCGCCTGTACCGGCATCGACGCTCTGGTGCATGCCATCGAGGCGTTCGTCTCCACCGGTCACGGCCCGCTCACCGACCCGCATGCGCTGGAAGCCATGCGCCTGATCAACGGCAACCTGGTACAGATGATCGCCAACCCGGCGGACATCGCCCTGCGCGAGAAGATCATGCTCGGCAGCATGCAGGCCGGTCTGGCCTTCTCCAACGCGATTCTCGGCGCGGTGCATGCCATGAGCCACAGCCTCGGCGGCTTCCTCGATCTGCCGCATGGCCTGTGCAATGCGGTACTGGTCGAGCACGTGGTGGCCTTCAACTACAGCGCCGCACCGGAGCGCTTCAAGGTCATCGCCGAAACCCTCGGCATCGACTGCCGCGGCCTCACGCATACGCAGATCCGCCAGCGTCTGGTCGAGCATCTGATCGCCTTCAAGCATGCCGTGGGCTTCCGTGAAACCCTCGGTTTGCACGGTGTCGGTAAGTCGGACATTCCGTTTTTGTCCAGCCATGCCATGGACGATCCGTGCATCCTCACCAACCCGCGCGAGTCGACCCAGCGCGACGTCGAGGTGGTCTATGGCGAGGCGCTCTGA
- a CDS encoding alpha/beta hydrolase family protein — protein MQGVGCAVRTDPDSIWGAEQAAAASADFAELHAAHGGVLWVAFDPLQARCGLFFCCDGAVCELTPPGFSVRSRVYEYGGGACCATEQGVAFVNEHDQQIYRIDIGLDGGAHGAPYLITDQPHCRYGDLSFVSAWQALLAVEESHETGAVVHRLVRIGLTGHRQVLIEGADFYAAPVADPSGQRLAWIEWDRPYQPWVATRLCQRESGERTRVLAGQGSDQALQQPRFDAQGRLWVLSDKAGWWQPWCVDVQAQPQGAPCDHAPAPWQLGGRTYLPLENDEFLLTRFEQGRAVLVGCAMRTNPLASMANGAHGAPYERRLAGDFTRFRSLTADAEHFYCIAAAPDRLPTVLAIRRSDCAPRILAGGEAPLSEDHLARPQPFSCTVGEGEHCHGFFYSPVSTKERPPLVIFLHGGPTSACYPVFDPRIAFWTLRGFAVLDLNYRGSSGYGRAYRLRLAGGWGELEVEDIRAAIEALGGEGRIDSQRVFVRGGSAGGFSALRALAELPQLRGGASLYGVSDPLALRRVTHKFEADYLDWLIGDPQQDAERYRRRTPLLQADRIRVPVIFFQGALDAVVVPSQTETMVEALRSRELPVEYHLFAEERHGFRQAANLAEALRAEHAFYRRLI, from the coding sequence ATGCAAGGCGTAGGGTGCGCCGTGCGCACCGATCCCGACAGCATCTGGGGCGCCGAGCAGGCGGCTGCGGCCAGCGCCGATTTTGCCGAGTTGCACGCTGCTCATGGTGGCGTGCTGTGGGTGGCGTTCGATCCACTGCAGGCCCGTTGCGGGCTGTTCTTCTGCTGCGATGGTGCGGTGTGTGAACTCACGCCGCCGGGGTTTTCCGTGCGCAGCCGCGTCTATGAGTACGGCGGTGGCGCCTGCTGCGCCACGGAGCAGGGCGTGGCCTTCGTCAATGAGCATGATCAGCAGATCTATCGCATTGATATCGGCCTGGACGGCGGTGCGCACGGCGCACCCTACCTGATCACTGATCAGCCTCACTGCCGTTATGGCGACCTGTCCTTCGTTTCCGCCTGGCAGGCGCTGCTGGCGGTGGAGGAGAGCCATGAGACGGGGGCGGTGGTGCACCGCCTGGTACGTATCGGCCTCACCGGCCATCGCCAGGTGTTGATCGAGGGCGCTGACTTTTATGCCGCACCGGTGGCCGACCCCAGCGGCCAGCGTCTGGCCTGGATCGAATGGGATCGTCCGTACCAGCCCTGGGTCGCCACGCGCCTGTGCCAGCGCGAGTCCGGTGAACGTACCCGCGTGCTGGCCGGGCAGGGCAGCGATCAGGCTCTGCAGCAGCCACGTTTCGATGCGCAGGGCCGGCTGTGGGTGTTGAGCGACAAAGCGGGCTGGTGGCAACCCTGGTGTGTCGATGTGCAAGCGCAACCTCAGGGCGCTCCCTGCGATCACGCCCCCGCGCCCTGGCAGCTGGGTGGCCGAACCTATCTGCCGCTGGAAAATGATGAGTTTCTGTTGACTCGTTTCGAGCAGGGGAGAGCAGTTCTCGTAGGGTGCGCCATGCGCACCAACCCTCTCGCCTCCATGGCCAATGGTGCGCACGGCGCACCCTACGAGCGGCGTTTGGCTGGAGATTTCACCCGCTTCCGCTCGCTGACCGCCGATGCCGAGCATTTCTATTGCATCGCCGCTGCGCCGGATCGTCTACCAACGGTGCTCGCCATTCGCCGCAGCGATTGCGCACCGCGAATACTAGCTGGCGGTGAGGCGCCCCTGAGCGAGGATCATCTGGCCCGGCCGCAGCCGTTTAGCTGCACAGTGGGCGAGGGTGAGCACTGCCATGGCTTTTTCTACTCGCCGGTTTCCACCAAGGAACGCCCGCCACTTGTGATTTTCCTGCATGGCGGTCCGACCTCGGCCTGCTACCCGGTGTTCGATCCGCGCATCGCCTTCTGGACGCTGCGCGGCTTCGCCGTGCTCGACCTCAACTACCGTGGCAGCAGTGGCTACGGCCGCGCCTATCGCCTGCGTCTGGCTGGCGGGTGGGGCGAGCTGGAGGTCGAGGACATTCGCGCCGCCATCGAGGCCCTGGGTGGGGAGGGCCGTATCGATTCGCAGCGTGTGTTCGTGCGCGGCGGCAGCGCTGGCGGTTTCAGCGCGTTGCGAGCGCTCGCCGAACTGCCGCAGCTGCGTGGCGGCGCCAGTCTCTATGGCGTCAGCGACCCGCTGGCGCTGCGCCGGGTCACCCACAAGTTCGAGGCGGATTATCTGGACTGGCTGATCGGCGACCCGCAGCAGGATGCCGAACGTTATCGCCGCCGCACGCCGCTATTGCAGGCCGACAGGATCAGGGTGCCGGTGATTTTCTTCCAGGGCGCGCTGGACGCCGTGGTGGTGCCCAGCCAGACCGAAACCATGGTCGAGGCGCTGCGCAGCCGAGAGTTGCCGGTGGAATATCACCTGTTCGCCGAAGAACGCCATGGTTTCCGTCAGGCCGCCAATCTGGCCGAGGCCTTGCGCGCTGAACACGCCTTCTACCGGCGGCTGATCTGA
- the pqqE gene encoding pyrroloquinoline quinone biosynthesis protein PqqE: MPSSGSSFAKPGVQVGPPLWLLAELTYRCPLQCPYCSNPLDFAKQGAELSTAEWIEVFRQARELGAAQLGFSGGEPLVRQDLAELIAAARGLGYYTNLITSGIGLTEARIAEFAEAGLDHIQISFQAADEEVNNLLAGSHKAFAQKLAMARAVKAHGYPMVLNFVTHRHNIDNIERIIELCLELEADFVELATCQFYGWAELNRAGLLPTRAQLERAERITNQWRDKLAAENHPCKLIFVTPDYYEERPKACMNGWGNLFLDITPDGTALPCHSARQLPVQFPNVREHSVEHIWRHSFGFNRFRGDDWMPEPCRSCDEKHKDFGGCRCQAFMLTGDASNADPVCSKSAHHEVILAARRQADEAPLGLGELQYRNEKASRIICKA, encoded by the coding sequence ATGCCCAGTTCTGGATCGAGCTTCGCTAAGCCGGGCGTGCAGGTCGGCCCGCCGCTCTGGCTGCTGGCCGAGCTGACCTATCGCTGCCCGCTGCAGTGCCCGTACTGCTCCAATCCGCTCGACTTCGCCAAGCAAGGCGCCGAGCTCAGCACCGCCGAGTGGATCGAGGTGTTTCGCCAGGCCCGTGAGCTGGGCGCGGCGCAGCTGGGCTTTTCCGGCGGCGAGCCGCTGGTGCGTCAGGACCTGGCCGAGCTGATCGCGGCGGCGCGCGGCCTGGGCTACTACACCAACCTGATCACCTCCGGCATCGGCCTGACCGAAGCGAGGATTGCCGAATTCGCCGAGGCGGGGCTGGACCATATCCAGATCAGCTTTCAGGCCGCCGACGAGGAGGTGAACAACCTGCTGGCCGGCTCGCACAAGGCCTTCGCGCAGAAGCTGGCCATGGCCCGAGCGGTCAAGGCCCATGGCTACCCGATGGTGCTGAACTTCGTCACCCATAGGCACAATATCGACAATATCGAGCGCATCATCGAGCTGTGCCTGGAGCTGGAGGCGGACTTCGTCGAACTCGCCACCTGCCAGTTCTACGGCTGGGCCGAGCTCAATCGCGCCGGCCTGCTGCCAACCCGTGCGCAGCTGGAGCGCGCCGAGCGCATCACCAACCAGTGGCGCGACAAGCTGGCGGCGGAGAACCACCCCTGCAAGCTGATCTTCGTCACTCCCGACTACTACGAGGAACGGCCCAAGGCCTGCATGAACGGCTGGGGCAACCTGTTTCTCGACATCACTCCGGACGGCACGGCGTTGCCGTGCCATAGCGCGCGCCAGCTGCCGGTGCAGTTTCCCAATGTGCGCGAGCACAGCGTCGAACATATCTGGCGGCATTCCTTCGGCTTCAACCGCTTTCGTGGCGACGACTGGATGCCCGAGCCATGCCGCAGCTGCGATGAGAAGCACAAGGATTTCGGCGGCTGTCGCTGCCAGGCCTTCATGCTCACCGGCGATGCCAGCAACGCCGACCCGGTGTGCAGCAAGTCGGCGCACCATGAGGTGATTCTCGCCGCGCGCCGCCAGGCCGACGAGGCGCCGCTGGGACTGGGCGAGCTGCAATACCGCAACGAGAAGGCCTCGCGAATCATATGCAAGGCGTAG
- the pqqD gene encoding pyrroloquinoline quinone biosynthesis peptide chaperone PqqD has product MTSTILPTVPAIRRGFRLQFEPAQGCHVLLYPEGMIKLNDSAGEILQQVDGKRSVAEIIDSLHQRFPDVPGIDEDILAFIEVAHAQFWIELR; this is encoded by the coding sequence ATGACCTCGACCATCCTGCCCACTGTCCCCGCCATCCGCCGCGGCTTCCGCCTGCAGTTCGAGCCGGCCCAGGGCTGCCACGTGTTGCTCTATCCCGAGGGCATGATCAAACTCAACGACAGCGCCGGCGAGATTCTCCAGCAGGTCGATGGCAAGCGTTCGGTGGCCGAGATCATCGACAGCCTGCACCAGCGCTTCCCCGACGTGCCCGGCATCGACGAGGACATCCTGGCCTTTATCGAGGTAGCCCATGCCCAGTTCTGGATCGAGCTTCGCTAA